One segment of Rosa chinensis cultivar Old Blush chromosome 6, RchiOBHm-V2, whole genome shotgun sequence DNA contains the following:
- the LOC112171884 gene encoding cytochrome P450 CYP82D47 encodes MDHLLAYVHLYVTAGLIFAITIVLYFYYFSQRRTWRASAKRRLAPQAKGAWPVLGHLPLLGGSTPPQIILGAMADKYGPLFTIRLGIYPTLVVSSSEMAKECFTIHDMAASSRPKMAAVELMGYNYAMFGFAPSGPYWREVRKLATLGLLSNRRIQLLKDIRISEVASFLKELYNTWSASSTTDHNHIALVELKQWFGDLTLNVILRMVAGKRYSFISDSANDDEKKEAGRVQDAVRKLFYFTGVFLVGDSVPYLRWLDLGGHEKAMKKTAKEIDAILGEWIQEHKQRRRAGDTGDHDFMDAMLTVLQGEDLGGYDADTVNKATCLDLILGGSDTTMATLTWAVSLLLNNRQVLKQAQDELDAEVGREKIVSESDTSKLVYIQAIVKETLRLYPAVPLSAQHEFTEDCTVNGYHVEKGTRLITNLWKIQTNPRIWPDPLEFKPERFLTTHMNMDVRGQHFELIPFGSGRRSCPGLSFALQMVQFTLASFLHAFEISTPSNELVDMSESFGLTNVKATPLKVFIKPRLCTKLYE; translated from the exons ATGGATCATCTCCTTGCTTATGTGCACTTATATGTCACGGCGGGATTAATCTTCGCAATAACAATCGTCCtatatttctattatttttcGCAGAGAAGGACATGGAGAGCTTCCGCTAAGCGCAGATTAGCACCTCAAGCCAAGGGAGCATGGCCCGTGCTTGGCCACCTTCCGTTGCTAGGAGGATCCACacctccccagatcatcctggGAGCCATGGCTGACAAGTATGGTCCCCTTTTTACTATACGCCTTGGAATCTATCCAACTTTGGTGGTGAGCAGTAGTGAAATGGCTAAGGAATGCTTTACAATCCATGACATGGCTGCGTCCTCGCGCCCCAAAATGGCAGCTGTGGAACTCATGGGATACAACTATGCCATGTTTGGATTTGCACCCTCCGGACCATATTGGCGAGAAGTGCGTAAACTGGCAACCTTGGGGTTGCTCTCCAACCGCCGGATTCAGTTGCTTAAAGACATTCGAATCTCCGAAGTGGCTAGCTTCCTGAAAGAATTGTACAATACTTGGAGTGCAAGTAGTACTACAGATCATAACCATATAGCTTTGGTCGAGTTGAAACAATGGTTTGGGGACTTGACTCTTAACGTTATACTTAGAATGGTAGCTGGAAAACGCTACTCATTCATAAGTGATTCCGCGAATGATGATGAGAAGAAAGAAGCGGGTCGCGTGCAGGATGCAGTGAGGAAGTTATTTTACTTTACCGGGGTGTTTTTGGTGGGTGACTCGGTTCCTTACCTTCGGTGGTTGGATTTAGGTGGTCATGAAAAGGCCATGAAGAAAACTGCAAAAGaaatcgatgccattcttggggAGTGGATACAAGAGCATAAGCAAAGGAGAAGAGCAGGTGACACCGGGGATCATGACTTCATGGACGCCATGCTTACTGTGCTTCAAGGTGAAGACCTTGGCGGTTACGATGCGGATACAGTCAACAAAGCCACATGCTTG gatttgattttaggagGTAGCGACACCACCATGGCTACATTGACATGGGCAGTATCACTATTATTGAACAATCGTCAAGTATTGAAACAGGCTCAAGATGAATTGGATGCAGAAGTCGGCAGAGAAAAAATTGTGAGCGAGTCGGACACAAGCAAGCTAGTGTATATCCAAGCCATAGTGAAAGAAACGCTGCGCTTATACCCTGCAGTACCATTATCAGCACAGCATGAGTTCACGGAGGACTGCACCGTGAATGGCTATCACGTCGAAAAGGGGACCCGCTTGATCACGAACCTTTGGAAGATTCAAACCAATCCACGAATCTGGCCTGATCCATTAGAATTCAAACCGGAGAGATTTCTCACCACTCACATGAACATGGATGTTAGGGGTCAGCATTTTGAACTAATCCCTTTCGGAAGTGGTAGAAGATCTTGTCCTGGGTTATCGTTTGCTCTTCAGATGGTACAATTTACTTTGGCTAGCTTTTTACATGCATTCGAAATCTCAACACCATCCAATGAGCTCGTTGATATGTCTGAGAGTTTTGGACTCACAAATGTTAAGGCCACCCCACTTAAAGTTTTCATCAAACCTCGCTTATGTACTAAACTTTATGAATAA
- the LOC112171883 gene encoding cytochrome P450 CYP82D47: MRLLCLSFISFQIPIHLMEFPLQYLSSSPSTILGFLLFILSLLLWITKISNNNAARKRGAPEAAGAWPLVGHLPLLGGSLPPHITLGNMADKYGPLFTIKLGVHRSLIVSSWDMAKGCLTTNDRVFANRPKLLVSEVMGYNYAMIGFSPYGPYWRQMRKVATLELLSNYRLENLRHVRESEVKACTKNIYDLWRQNKSSDHVLVDMKRWFGDVTMNTMFRMVIGKRFLIEASSEREKEENERFRKALREFFRLAGEFVMADAVPFLRWLDLGGHEKAMKKTAKELDHVLERWLEEHKLKRSTNSTSTSLEPDDFMDMMLSVLDDSILEFRGYTTADTINKATCLALILGGTDTTTVTLTWALSLLVNNPLILKKAQNELDTKVGRNRQVNESDVKNLVYLQAIIKETLRLYPAVPLLAPHESTEDCTVGNYHVPAKTRLIVNIWKLHRDPNVWLDPCIFQPERFLTSHEDFDVRGQNFELIPFGSGRRICPGISLALQVIELTLAHLLHGFEITAPSDEPVDMSETVGLTNMKATPLEVLLRPRLPADIYEYVSL, from the exons ATGCGGCTACTGTGTTTGAGTttcatttctttccaaattCCTATCCATCTCATGGAGTTCCCTCTTCAATATCTCAGTTCTTCTCCATCCACCATACTTggctttttattgtttattcTCTCTTTATTGCTATGGATAACAAAAATTTCCAACAATAACGCAGCCAGAAAGAGGGGAGCACCGGAAGCAGCCGGTGCATGGCCATTAGTTGGTCACCTTCCCCTCTTAGGCGGCTCACTTCCACCGCATATAACCTTGGGTAACATGGCTGACAAGTATGGACCGCTCTTCACAATCAAACTCGGCGTGCACCGATCTCTTATTGTGAGCAGTTGGGACATGGCCAAAGGGTGTCTAACCACCAACGACAGAGTCTTTGCTAATCGCCCGAAGCTATTAGTCTCAGAGGTTATGGGATACAACTACGCCATGATTGGGTTCAGTCCCTATGGTCCTTACTGGCGCCAGATGCGCAAGGTAGCCACCCTGGAGCTCCTCTCGAACTACCGCTTGGAGAACCTCAGGCACGTTCGTGAATCCGAGGTGAAGGCTTGTACCAAGAACATTTACGATTTGTGGAGGCAAAACAAAAGCTCAGATCATGTGTTGGTGGACATGAAGAGGTGGTTCGGAGACGTAACGATGAACACCATGTTTAGGATGGTTATAGGGAAGCGGTTCCTAATTGAGGCTAGCTCGGAGCGTGAGAAGGAAGAGAACGAAAGGTTTCGAAAGGCGTTGAGGGAGTTTTTCAGATTGGCCGGTGAGTTTGTGATGGCGGATGCAGTGCCTTTCCTTAGGTGGTTAGATTTGGGCGGACATGAGAAGGCAATGAAGAAGACGGCAAAGGAACTAGATCATGTTCTGGAACGATGGTTGGAAGAGCATAAGCTAAAACGTAGTACTAATTCTACTTCTACTTCGCTTGAGCCTGACGATTTCATGGATATGATGCTTTCTGTTCTTGATGATAGTATACTGGAGTTTCGTGGGTACACTACTGCTGACACCATCAACAAAGCTACTTGTCTG GCTCTTATATTAGGGGGAACAGACACCACAACAGTAACACTAACATGGGCTCTTTCATTACTAGTGAACAACCCTTTAATCTTAAAGAAAGCTCAAAATGAATTAGACacaaaagttggccggaatagACAAGTGAATGAATCGGACGTGAAGAACCTCGTCTATCTCCAAGCCATTATCAAAGAAACCTTGCGCTTATACCCTGCTGTACCACTCCTCGCACCCCATGAATCCACAGAAGACTGCACCGTAGGAAACTACCATGTACCCGCCAAAACACGTCTAATCGTCAATATTTGGAAGCTTCACCGGGATCCGAATGTCTGGCTAGATCCCTGCATTTTCCAGCCTGAAAGGTTCCTTACAAGCCATGAGGATTTTGATGTTAGGGGCCAAAATTTTGAGCTCATACCGTTTGGAAGTGGTAGAAGAATATGTCCAGGAATTTCTTTGGCACTTCAAGTTATAGAACTCACTCTAGCTCATCTGTTGCATGGGTTTGAAATAACAGCCCCATCAGATGAACCAGTCGATATGAGTGAGACTGTTGGGTTAACAAACATGAAGGCCACACCATTAGAGGTCCTTCTCAGACCACGCCTTCCTGCTGACATTTATGAATACGTCTCGTTATAA
- the LOC112170557 gene encoding inactive protein kinase SELMODRAFT_444075 isoform X2, whose protein sequence is MVGERSDKVIVAVKAEKVISNTALAWALTHVVQPGDCVTLLAIISPLKTGNRFWRFPRFSGDCGSRHREDLPDRICQISESCSQMVLQFHNQIQVTVRIKVVLSTPGGTVAAEATCNGANWVVLDKKLKQERKHCMEELGCNIVVMNGSQPKVLKLNLGCSDELQTQFFSVPSSPGTRLRRLEEHRMNTTPVSSPEEPSSSCTRTTGEGSSSSYDTVTSLFLVYEQNPLFEGQQARNHRPHDLEDPYEELDSIGERLITLCKPRTSTLASTQSVFWIPQNHSGGRKHSKPQAYKKSHKVRSPTFQTLFDEYAQFDQDTRIDRAEPREYQNKGYITNSNIRDAVSLGTSSSIPPPLCSLCQHKTPVFGKPPKQFSYQELEEATDAFSDVNFLAEGGFGVVHRGVLRDGQVVAVKQLKFGGSQADADFCREVRVLSCAQHRNVVLLIGYCIEGKSRLLVYEYICNSSLDFHLHGNRTPLDYESRLKIATGTARGLRYLHEDCRVGCIVHRDLRPNNILLTHDFEPLVADFGLARWHSEWETSTEDRCIGTSGYLAPEYIDSGQITHKVDVYAFGVVLLELMTGRRIGELHYVRGHHFLEEWLHRLATLEPNHISPISYHLLDPNMASESPDFPYQLQAMARAASLCLRRDPEFRPSMSKLIRVLEGGDPVVPIGLDVNTVGSRSGHLPGLSSQRQPKPRGKHSRKLSH, encoded by the exons ATGGTTGGGGAGCGCTCCGATAAAGTAATCGTGGCGGTGAAGGCGGAGAAGGTGATTTCCAACACCGCATTGGCATGGGCGCTCACTCACGTAGTTCAACCCGGCGACTGCGTCACCTTGCTCGCCATCATCTCTCCCCTTAAAACTG GTAACAGATTCTGGAGATTTCCGAGATTCAGCGGAGACTGCGGGAGTCGGCACAGGGAGGATTTGCCGGATCGGATTTGTCAGATCTCCGAGTCTTGTTCTCAGATGGTGCTTCAGTTTCATAATCAAATCCAG GTAACAGTGAGGATTAAGGTAGTTTTAAGTACTCCCGGTGGTACTGTGGCAGCCGAAGCAACATGCAATGGAGCCAATTGGGTCGTACTGGACAA AAAACTGAAACAAGAGAGGAAGCATTGCATGGAGGAACTTGGATGCAACATTGTTGTAATGAACGGGTCTCAGCCTAAAGTCCTAAAGCTGAATCTGGGGTGCTCAGATGAACTCCAAACCCAATTCTTTTCTGTTCCTTCCTCACCAGGAACTCGCCTTCGAAGATTGGAAGAGCATAGGATGAATACCACTCCAGTGAGTAGTCCTGAAGAACCAAGTAGCTCCTGCACAAGAACGACAGGAGAAGGTTCATCATCAAGTTACGACACTGTGACTTCTCTTTTCCTTGTCTATGAGCAGAATCCTTTATTTGAAGGACAACAAGCGAGAAATCACAGACCACATGATTTGGAAGATCCATATGAAGAACTTGACTCAATTGGAGAAAGGCTTATAACTCTGTGTAAGCCCCGAACATCAACTCTAGCTTCTACGCAGAGTGTCTTTTGGATCCCCCAAAACCACAGTGGTGGTAGAAAGCACTCCAAACCCCAAGCTTATAAAAAATCACACAAAGTAAGATCTCCCACTTTCCAAACTCTATTTGACGAGTATGCACAGTTTGATCAAGATACAAGGATTGACAGAGCTGAACCCAGGGAATACCAGAACAAAGGCTACATTACTAATTCAAACATTAGGGATGCTGTTTCCTTGGGTACATCTTCCTCAATACCTCCTCCTTTATGCTCTCTATGCCAACATAAAACACCAGTTTTTGGAAAACCTCCAAAACAGTTCTCTTACCAAGAATTAGAGGAAGCTACGGACGCATTCTCAGATGTTAACTTCTTGGCAGAAGGTGGCTTCGGTGTGGTTCATAGAGGGGTGTTGAGAGACGGCCAAGTTGTTGCCGTGAAGCAGTTGAAGTTCGGTGGTTCTCAAGCAGATGCTGATTTCTGTAGGGAAGTGCGCGTATTGAGCTGTGCACAACACAGGAATGTTGTGTTGCTCATTGGGTATTGTATTGAAGGCAAGTCAAGGTTACTGGTTTATGAGTACATCTGCAACAGCTCCTTGGATTTCCATTTACATG GAAACAGAACTCCCCTGGATTACGAGTCAAGGCTAAAGATAGCTACTGGAACTGCTCGTGGATTAAGATATCTTCATGAAGATTGCAGAGTGGGTTGCATAGTGCACAGAGACCTCAGACCGAACAATATCCTTCTGACCCACGATTTTGAACCTCTG GTTGCGGACTTTGGGCTTGCTAGATGGCACTCTGAATGGGAGACCAGCACTGAGGACCGGTGTATTGGAACTTCAGG GTATCTTGCACCAGAATATATAGACAGTGGTCAAATTACACATAAGGTAGATGTGTACGCATTTGGAGTTGTTTTGTTGGAGCTTATGACAGGTCGGAGAATCGGTGAATTGCATTATGTCAGGGGACATCATTTTTTGGAAGAATGGTTGCACCGGTTAGCTACATTAGAGCCAAACCATATCTCACCAATTTCCTATCACTTGCTGGATCCAAACATGGCCTCCGAATCCCCCGACTTTCCCTATCAACTACAGGCAATGGCTCGTGCTGCTTCCTTGTGTCTTCGTCGAGATCCTGAATTCAGACCCTCAATGTCAAAG TTAATCAGAGTACTAGAAGGAGGTGATCCAGTTGTTCCTATTGGCTTGGACGTGAACACAGTTGGTAGTAGAAGTGGCCATTTGCCTGGACTAAGCTCACAAAGGCAGCCTAAACCCAGAGGAAAACACTCTCGTAAACTTTCACATTGA
- the LOC112170557 gene encoding inactive protein kinase SELMODRAFT_444075 isoform X1, with amino-acid sequence MVGERSDKVIVAVKAEKVISNTALAWALTHVVQPGDCVTLLAIISPLKTGNRFWRFPRFSGDCGSRHREDLPDRICQISESCSQMVLQFHNQIQVTVRIKVVLSTPGGTVAAEATCNGANWVVLDKKLKQERKHCMEELGCNIVVMNGSQPKVLKLNLGCSDELQTQFFSVPSSPGTRLRRLEEHRMNTTPVSSPEEPSSSCTRTTGEGSSSSYDTVTSLFLVYEQNPLFEGQQARNHRPHDLEDPYEELDSIGERLITLCKPRTSTLASTQSVFWIPQNHSGGRKHSKPQAYKKSHKVRSPTFQTLFDEYAQFDQDTRIDRAEPREYQNKGYITNSNIRDAVSLGTSSSIPPPLCSLCQHKTPVFGKPPKQFSYQELEEATDAFSDVNFLAEGGFGVVHRGVLRDGQVVAVKQLKFGGSQADADFCREVRVLSCAQHRNVVLLIGYCIEGKSRLLVYEYICNSSLDFHLHGVAGNRTPLDYESRLKIATGTARGLRYLHEDCRVGCIVHRDLRPNNILLTHDFEPLVADFGLARWHSEWETSTEDRCIGTSGYLAPEYIDSGQITHKVDVYAFGVVLLELMTGRRIGELHYVRGHHFLEEWLHRLATLEPNHISPISYHLLDPNMASESPDFPYQLQAMARAASLCLRRDPEFRPSMSKLIRVLEGGDPVVPIGLDVNTVGSRSGHLPGLSSQRQPKPRGKHSRKLSH; translated from the exons ATGGTTGGGGAGCGCTCCGATAAAGTAATCGTGGCGGTGAAGGCGGAGAAGGTGATTTCCAACACCGCATTGGCATGGGCGCTCACTCACGTAGTTCAACCCGGCGACTGCGTCACCTTGCTCGCCATCATCTCTCCCCTTAAAACTG GTAACAGATTCTGGAGATTTCCGAGATTCAGCGGAGACTGCGGGAGTCGGCACAGGGAGGATTTGCCGGATCGGATTTGTCAGATCTCCGAGTCTTGTTCTCAGATGGTGCTTCAGTTTCATAATCAAATCCAG GTAACAGTGAGGATTAAGGTAGTTTTAAGTACTCCCGGTGGTACTGTGGCAGCCGAAGCAACATGCAATGGAGCCAATTGGGTCGTACTGGACAA AAAACTGAAACAAGAGAGGAAGCATTGCATGGAGGAACTTGGATGCAACATTGTTGTAATGAACGGGTCTCAGCCTAAAGTCCTAAAGCTGAATCTGGGGTGCTCAGATGAACTCCAAACCCAATTCTTTTCTGTTCCTTCCTCACCAGGAACTCGCCTTCGAAGATTGGAAGAGCATAGGATGAATACCACTCCAGTGAGTAGTCCTGAAGAACCAAGTAGCTCCTGCACAAGAACGACAGGAGAAGGTTCATCATCAAGTTACGACACTGTGACTTCTCTTTTCCTTGTCTATGAGCAGAATCCTTTATTTGAAGGACAACAAGCGAGAAATCACAGACCACATGATTTGGAAGATCCATATGAAGAACTTGACTCAATTGGAGAAAGGCTTATAACTCTGTGTAAGCCCCGAACATCAACTCTAGCTTCTACGCAGAGTGTCTTTTGGATCCCCCAAAACCACAGTGGTGGTAGAAAGCACTCCAAACCCCAAGCTTATAAAAAATCACACAAAGTAAGATCTCCCACTTTCCAAACTCTATTTGACGAGTATGCACAGTTTGATCAAGATACAAGGATTGACAGAGCTGAACCCAGGGAATACCAGAACAAAGGCTACATTACTAATTCAAACATTAGGGATGCTGTTTCCTTGGGTACATCTTCCTCAATACCTCCTCCTTTATGCTCTCTATGCCAACATAAAACACCAGTTTTTGGAAAACCTCCAAAACAGTTCTCTTACCAAGAATTAGAGGAAGCTACGGACGCATTCTCAGATGTTAACTTCTTGGCAGAAGGTGGCTTCGGTGTGGTTCATAGAGGGGTGTTGAGAGACGGCCAAGTTGTTGCCGTGAAGCAGTTGAAGTTCGGTGGTTCTCAAGCAGATGCTGATTTCTGTAGGGAAGTGCGCGTATTGAGCTGTGCACAACACAGGAATGTTGTGTTGCTCATTGGGTATTGTATTGAAGGCAAGTCAAGGTTACTGGTTTATGAGTACATCTGCAACAGCTCCTTGGATTTCCATTTACATG GTGTGGCAGGAAACAGAACTCCCCTGGATTACGAGTCAAGGCTAAAGATAGCTACTGGAACTGCTCGTGGATTAAGATATCTTCATGAAGATTGCAGAGTGGGTTGCATAGTGCACAGAGACCTCAGACCGAACAATATCCTTCTGACCCACGATTTTGAACCTCTG GTTGCGGACTTTGGGCTTGCTAGATGGCACTCTGAATGGGAGACCAGCACTGAGGACCGGTGTATTGGAACTTCAGG GTATCTTGCACCAGAATATATAGACAGTGGTCAAATTACACATAAGGTAGATGTGTACGCATTTGGAGTTGTTTTGTTGGAGCTTATGACAGGTCGGAGAATCGGTGAATTGCATTATGTCAGGGGACATCATTTTTTGGAAGAATGGTTGCACCGGTTAGCTACATTAGAGCCAAACCATATCTCACCAATTTCCTATCACTTGCTGGATCCAAACATGGCCTCCGAATCCCCCGACTTTCCCTATCAACTACAGGCAATGGCTCGTGCTGCTTCCTTGTGTCTTCGTCGAGATCCTGAATTCAGACCCTCAATGTCAAAG TTAATCAGAGTACTAGAAGGAGGTGATCCAGTTGTTCCTATTGGCTTGGACGTGAACACAGTTGGTAGTAGAAGTGGCCATTTGCCTGGACTAAGCTCACAAAGGCAGCCTAAACCCAGAGGAAAACACTCTCGTAAACTTTCACATTGA
- the LOC112170557 gene encoding proline-rich receptor-like protein kinase PERK3 isoform X3 produces the protein MEELGCNIVVMNGSQPKVLKLNLGCSDELQTQFFSVPSSPGTRLRRLEEHRMNTTPVSSPEEPSSSCTRTTGEGSSSSYDTVTSLFLVYEQNPLFEGQQARNHRPHDLEDPYEELDSIGERLITLCKPRTSTLASTQSVFWIPQNHSGGRKHSKPQAYKKSHKVRSPTFQTLFDEYAQFDQDTRIDRAEPREYQNKGYITNSNIRDAVSLGTSSSIPPPLCSLCQHKTPVFGKPPKQFSYQELEEATDAFSDVNFLAEGGFGVVHRGVLRDGQVVAVKQLKFGGSQADADFCREVRVLSCAQHRNVVLLIGYCIEGKSRLLVYEYICNSSLDFHLHGVAGNRTPLDYESRLKIATGTARGLRYLHEDCRVGCIVHRDLRPNNILLTHDFEPLVADFGLARWHSEWETSTEDRCIGTSGYLAPEYIDSGQITHKVDVYAFGVVLLELMTGRRIGELHYVRGHHFLEEWLHRLATLEPNHISPISYHLLDPNMASESPDFPYQLQAMARAASLCLRRDPEFRPSMSKLIRVLEGGDPVVPIGLDVNTVGSRSGHLPGLSSQRQPKPRGKHSRKLSH, from the exons ATGGAGGAACTTGGATGCAACATTGTTGTAATGAACGGGTCTCAGCCTAAAGTCCTAAAGCTGAATCTGGGGTGCTCAGATGAACTCCAAACCCAATTCTTTTCTGTTCCTTCCTCACCAGGAACTCGCCTTCGAAGATTGGAAGAGCATAGGATGAATACCACTCCAGTGAGTAGTCCTGAAGAACCAAGTAGCTCCTGCACAAGAACGACAGGAGAAGGTTCATCATCAAGTTACGACACTGTGACTTCTCTTTTCCTTGTCTATGAGCAGAATCCTTTATTTGAAGGACAACAAGCGAGAAATCACAGACCACATGATTTGGAAGATCCATATGAAGAACTTGACTCAATTGGAGAAAGGCTTATAACTCTGTGTAAGCCCCGAACATCAACTCTAGCTTCTACGCAGAGTGTCTTTTGGATCCCCCAAAACCACAGTGGTGGTAGAAAGCACTCCAAACCCCAAGCTTATAAAAAATCACACAAAGTAAGATCTCCCACTTTCCAAACTCTATTTGACGAGTATGCACAGTTTGATCAAGATACAAGGATTGACAGAGCTGAACCCAGGGAATACCAGAACAAAGGCTACATTACTAATTCAAACATTAGGGATGCTGTTTCCTTGGGTACATCTTCCTCAATACCTCCTCCTTTATGCTCTCTATGCCAACATAAAACACCAGTTTTTGGAAAACCTCCAAAACAGTTCTCTTACCAAGAATTAGAGGAAGCTACGGACGCATTCTCAGATGTTAACTTCTTGGCAGAAGGTGGCTTCGGTGTGGTTCATAGAGGGGTGTTGAGAGACGGCCAAGTTGTTGCCGTGAAGCAGTTGAAGTTCGGTGGTTCTCAAGCAGATGCTGATTTCTGTAGGGAAGTGCGCGTATTGAGCTGTGCACAACACAGGAATGTTGTGTTGCTCATTGGGTATTGTATTGAAGGCAAGTCAAGGTTACTGGTTTATGAGTACATCTGCAACAGCTCCTTGGATTTCCATTTACATG GTGTGGCAGGAAACAGAACTCCCCTGGATTACGAGTCAAGGCTAAAGATAGCTACTGGAACTGCTCGTGGATTAAGATATCTTCATGAAGATTGCAGAGTGGGTTGCATAGTGCACAGAGACCTCAGACCGAACAATATCCTTCTGACCCACGATTTTGAACCTCTG GTTGCGGACTTTGGGCTTGCTAGATGGCACTCTGAATGGGAGACCAGCACTGAGGACCGGTGTATTGGAACTTCAGG GTATCTTGCACCAGAATATATAGACAGTGGTCAAATTACACATAAGGTAGATGTGTACGCATTTGGAGTTGTTTTGTTGGAGCTTATGACAGGTCGGAGAATCGGTGAATTGCATTATGTCAGGGGACATCATTTTTTGGAAGAATGGTTGCACCGGTTAGCTACATTAGAGCCAAACCATATCTCACCAATTTCCTATCACTTGCTGGATCCAAACATGGCCTCCGAATCCCCCGACTTTCCCTATCAACTACAGGCAATGGCTCGTGCTGCTTCCTTGTGTCTTCGTCGAGATCCTGAATTCAGACCCTCAATGTCAAAG TTAATCAGAGTACTAGAAGGAGGTGATCCAGTTGTTCCTATTGGCTTGGACGTGAACACAGTTGGTAGTAGAAGTGGCCATTTGCCTGGACTAAGCTCACAAAGGCAGCCTAAACCCAGAGGAAAACACTCTCGTAAACTTTCACATTGA
- the LOC112170559 gene encoding protein JINGUBANG — MRDKMFADDSSLPRASTFGNAVHSDPNISASAMSPDVIHDYQMRNSSAAAFDPTRLSGEGSPMTMSPWNQTSASPFTKSPWTPFEDKVPKNGLLGSLIREEGHIYSLAATGDLLYTGSDSKNIRVWKNLKEYSGFKSNSGLVKAIVISGEKLFTGHQDGKIRVWRVSSKDPKVHKRAGTMPTLMDIFKYSVKPSNYVQVRKTKALWIRHSDAVSCLSLSEDKRLLYSASWDRTLKVWRIDTSKCIESIHAHDDAVNSVVASVEGLLYTGAADGTVKVWKKEQSGKMIKHSMVQTLLKQESAVTALAVSASGSLVYCGSSDGLVNFWEREKQLSHGGVLKGHRLAVLCLAAAGSLVFSGSADKTICVWRRDGVIHTCLSVLAGHTGPVKCLAVEEDRERSTNGDHRWIVYSGSLDKSVKVWGVSEQAPELTPMSMQTQLITDADSLPSEGSYSSSSRSGQERRH, encoded by the coding sequence ATGAGAGACAAGATGTTTGCCGATGACAGCAGCTTACCTAGGGCCAGTACTTTCGGCAATGCCGTCCATTCCGATCCCAATATTTCGGCCTCCGCCATGTCCCCCGACGTCATTCACGACTACCAAATGCGAAACAGTAGCGCCGCGGCCTTCGACCCCACCCGGCTCAGCGGCGAGGGCTCTCCCATGACTATGTCACCATGGAACCAAACCTCTGCCTCTCCGTTCACCAAGTCGCCGTGGACGCCGTTCGAAGACAAGGTCCCCAAGAACGGCCTCCTCGGCTCTCTCATTCGCGAGGAAGGCCACATCTACTCTCTCGCCGCCACCGGAGACCTTCTGTACACCGGTTCCGACAGCAAGAATATCAGAGTATGGAAGAATCTCAAGGAGTACAGCGGCTTCAAGTCTAACAGCGGCTTGGTGAAAGCAATTGTTATCTCCGGGGAGAAGCTCTTCACAGGTCACCAGGACGGCAAGATTAGGGTTTGGAGAGTCTCTTCCAAAGACCCGAAAGTTCACAAACGAGCCGGGACGATGCCGACTCTGATGGACATTTTCAAGTACTCCGTCAAACCCAGCAACTACGTTCAAGTTAGGAAAACGAAAGCGCTTTGGATCAGGCACTCCGACGCCGTTTCCTGTCTGAGCTTGAGCGAAGACAAGAGGCTTTTGTATTCTGCCTCCTGGGACCGCACGCTCAAAGTCTGGCGGATCGACACCTCCAAATGCATCGAGTCCATCCACGCGCACGACGACGCCGTTAACTCCGTCGTGGCCAGCGTCGAAGGGCTGTTGTACACCGGCGCGGCGGACGGGACGGTGAAGGTTTGGAAGAAGGAGCAGAGTGGGAAGATGATAAAACACTCTATGGTGCAGACGCTGCTGAAGCAAGAGAGCGCGGTGACCGCACTCGCGGTGAGCGCGTCTGGGTCTCTCGTCTACTGTGGGTCGTCGGATGGGTTGGTTAATTTCTGGGAGCGCGAGAAGCAGTTATCGCATGGTGGGGTCCTCAAGGGGCACAGGCTGGCTGTGCTGTGCTTGGCGGCGGCTGGGAGCTTGGTGTTCAGCGGCTCGGCTGACAAGACCATATGCGTGTGGAGGAGGGACGGCGTGATCCACACGTGCCTGTCGGTTTTGGCGGGCCACACTGGGCCGGTGAAGTGCTTGGCCGTTGAGGAGGATCGTGAACGTTCGACCAACGGCGATCACCGGTGGATCGTGTACAGTGGGAGCCTGGATAAGTCTGTGAAGGTGTGGGGGGTGTCGGAGCAAGCTCCGGAGCTCACTCCCATGTCCATGCAGACCCAGTTGATTACCGACGCCGACTCGCTACCGTCCGAGGGAAGCTACTCTTCTTCGAGCCGGTCCGGCCAGGAGAGAAGGCACTGA